The following proteins are co-located in the Pseudomonas synxantha genome:
- a CDS encoding SDR family oxidoreductase, producing the protein MDKVVIITGGSRGIGAETALLAAREGYRICINYQSDEKAAQGMLEQVRGLGAQAIAVRADVSSEDEVIALFNRVDAELGRVTALVNNAGTVGQKSRVDEMSEFRLLKIMKTNVLGPILCAKHAVLRMSPRHGGQGGSIVNVSSVAARLGSPGEYVDYAASKGALDTFTIGLSKEVAGEGIRVNAVRPGYIFTDFHALSGDPDRVSKLESGIPMARGGRPDEVAEAIIWLLSDKASYATGTFLDLGGGR; encoded by the coding sequence ATGGATAAAGTCGTCATCATCACCGGAGGTAGCCGTGGAATTGGCGCCGAGACGGCGTTGCTGGCCGCTCGCGAGGGGTATCGCATCTGCATTAATTACCAGTCTGACGAGAAGGCCGCCCAGGGCATGCTTGAACAGGTGCGCGGTTTGGGCGCCCAGGCCATTGCGGTGCGCGCCGATGTCAGCAGCGAAGATGAGGTGATCGCGTTGTTCAATCGCGTGGATGCCGAACTGGGCCGTGTCACGGCGCTGGTCAATAACGCTGGCACCGTCGGGCAGAAGTCGCGGGTCGATGAAATGTCCGAATTTCGCCTCCTGAAAATCATGAAGACCAATGTGCTGGGCCCGATCCTGTGCGCAAAGCACGCAGTGCTGCGCATGTCGCCCCGGCATGGCGGGCAGGGTGGCAGCATTGTCAACGTATCGTCGGTGGCGGCGCGCCTGGGATCGCCGGGTGAGTATGTCGACTATGCTGCGTCCAAGGGGGCCCTGGACACCTTCACGATTGGCCTGTCGAAAGAGGTCGCGGGTGAAGGCATTCGTGTCAACGCAGTACGCCCCGGCTACATCTTTACCGATTTTCACGCCCTCAGCGGTGACCCGGACCGGGTCAGCAAGCTGGAGTCCGGCATTCCCATGGCTCGTGGTGGGCGCCCGGATGAGGTGGCGGAGGCGATTATCTGGCTGCTGTCGGACAAGGCTTCATACGCCACCGGAACCTTCCTGGATCTGGGTGGAGGACGTTAA
- a CDS encoding putative bifunctional diguanylate cyclase/phosphodiesterase has protein sequence MLIGSYSTSLVVISLCVAVLASYTALDLAGRIATAKGRAVYLWISGGALAMGVGVWSMHFIGMLALRLPFALGFDLGITALSLLIAVLSSGFALWLVSQPRLPAWQLAFGALIMGAGIASMHYTGMAAMRMTPGIDYDPTLFGASLLIAVVASGAALWIAFNLRRNTPYVRLARGGAAVVMGVAIVGMHYTGMAAARFADDSFCGAALTGLSGRGLDNLVLVTSLAVLVIALLTSLLDARLEARTAVLADSLTLANRELTHLALHDMLTGLPNRTLLADRIQQGIQAVNERGGCFALMFIDLDGFKPVNDAFGHHMGDQLLREVGLRLREDLRSQDTLARIGGDEFVLLVQLTQPDDAMGLAERQVGLINRTFKVAEHELNISASIGIALFPGNGSSPQELLMNADAAMYHAKGMGKNGYSFFDVSMNTNARKQLQLLQDLRNALEQGQFRLYYQPKFDAVSGIAVGAEALLRWEHPQQGLLLPATFIALAEKTGLIIPIGEWVLNEACRQMSLWYAQGYESWRIAVNLSALQFCHAGLVNSVAAALERHQLPANSLTLEITETTAMSDADASMTVLQQLSDMGVDLSIDDFGTGYSSLMYLKRLPANELKIDRGFVRDLEHDSDDAAIVSAIVALGQALGLRIVAEGVETDVQQDFLTRLGCDSLQGYLLGHPLPADSFMADIRSAEQTVAPDKSYE, from the coding sequence ATGCTGATCGGTAGCTATTCAACCTCCCTTGTCGTGATTTCCCTGTGCGTCGCTGTACTGGCGTCCTATACCGCGTTGGACCTGGCCGGGCGTATCGCTACCGCCAAGGGGCGCGCCGTTTATCTATGGATCAGCGGCGGTGCATTGGCGATGGGCGTCGGTGTCTGGTCCATGCACTTTATCGGCATGTTGGCCCTGCGCCTGCCGTTTGCCCTCGGGTTTGACCTGGGCATCACTGCGCTGTCGCTGTTGATCGCGGTGTTATCCAGTGGCTTCGCCTTGTGGCTGGTCAGTCAGCCACGCCTGCCGGCCTGGCAGTTGGCATTCGGTGCGTTGATCATGGGCGCCGGTATCGCCAGCATGCATTACACCGGCATGGCTGCGATGCGCATGACGCCGGGTATCGACTACGATCCCACTTTGTTTGGCGCCTCATTATTGATTGCAGTGGTGGCTTCCGGTGCGGCACTGTGGATCGCCTTCAACCTGCGGCGCAACACGCCTTATGTGCGCCTGGCACGGGGTGGGGCGGCGGTGGTGATGGGCGTGGCTATCGTCGGCATGCACTACACCGGGATGGCCGCGGCGCGTTTTGCCGACGACAGCTTTTGCGGTGCCGCACTGACGGGCCTGAGCGGCAGGGGCCTGGATAACCTGGTTTTGGTGACCTCTTTGGCGGTGCTGGTCATTGCGCTATTGACCTCGCTGCTCGACGCACGCCTGGAAGCGCGCACTGCCGTGCTCGCCGATTCCCTGACCCTGGCCAACCGGGAGCTGACCCATCTGGCGCTGCATGACATGCTCACCGGCCTGCCCAATCGCACGCTGCTGGCGGATCGCATCCAGCAAGGTATCCAGGCGGTGAATGAGCGGGGCGGCTGCTTTGCCTTAATGTTTATCGACCTGGATGGCTTCAAGCCGGTCAATGATGCATTTGGTCATCACATGGGCGATCAGTTGCTGCGCGAGGTCGGCCTGCGCTTGCGCGAGGACTTGCGCAGCCAGGACACCCTCGCCCGTATCGGTGGCGACGAATTTGTGTTGCTGGTGCAATTGACCCAGCCGGACGATGCCATGGGCTTGGCCGAACGACAGGTTGGCCTGATCAACCGCACCTTCAAGGTCGCCGAGCATGAGTTGAACATCTCTGCCAGCATCGGCATCGCCCTGTTCCCGGGCAACGGCAGCAGCCCTCAGGAATTGTTGATGAACGCCGATGCGGCGATGTACCACGCCAAGGGCATGGGCAAGAACGGCTACAGCTTCTTCGATGTATCGATGAATACCAATGCGCGCAAGCAATTGCAGCTGTTGCAGGATCTGCGCAATGCCCTCGAACAGGGGCAGTTTCGCTTGTATTACCAGCCAAAGTTCGACGCAGTGAGCGGTATTGCGGTGGGCGCCGAGGCGTTGCTGCGTTGGGAGCACCCGCAGCAGGGCCTGTTGCTGCCGGCGACTTTTATCGCACTGGCAGAGAAAACCGGGCTGATCATTCCCATCGGCGAGTGGGTACTCAACGAAGCCTGCCGCCAGATGAGCCTGTGGTATGCACAGGGTTATGAGAGTTGGCGCATTGCCGTAAATCTCTCGGCGTTGCAGTTCTGTCACGCCGGGTTGGTCAACAGCGTAGCGGCCGCCCTGGAGCGTCACCAATTGCCCGCCAACAGCCTGACCCTGGAAATTACCGAGACCACCGCCATGAGCGATGCCGACGCGAGCATGACGGTGTTGCAGCAGCTCTCGGACATGGGCGTCGACCTGTCCATCGATGACTTTGGCACCGGCTACTCCAGCCTGATGTACCTCAAGCGCCTGCCGGCCAACGAGTTGAAGATTGATCGCGGCTTCGTGCGTGACCTGGAACATGACAGCGACGACGCGGCGATCGTTTCGGCCATCGTGGCGCTCGGCCAGGCCCTGGGCTTGCGGATTGTGGCCGAAGGCGTGGAAACCGATGTGCAGCAGGATTTTCTCACTCGCCTGGGATGTGATTCGTTGCAAGGCTACTTGTTGGGGCACCCATTGCCAGCCGATAGCTTCATGGCAGATATCCGCAGCGCCGAACAAACGGTAGCGCCTGACAAAAGCTATGAGTGA